From Prochlorococcus sp. MIT 1223, the proteins below share one genomic window:
- the ilvB gene encoding biosynthetic-type acetolactate synthase large subunit, whose amino-acid sequence MTLTSAPMSLGDSGGKDYSRMLGADALMDALRRNGVNTIFGYPGGAILPIYDAVYKAEEEGWLKHILVRHEQGGAHAADGFARATGRVGVCFGTSGPGATNLVTGIATAQMDSVPLVVITGQVPRPAIGTDAFQETDIFGITLPIVKHSWVVRDPSEIASVVSQAFLIASSGRPGPVLIDIPKDVGQELFEYVPVEPGTIIPAGFQVPSLPDESSIKEALELIEKAEKPLLYVGGGAVSAGAHNVLAAIANRHQLPVTTTLMGKGSFDERDPLSVGMLGMHGTAYANFAVTECDLLIAVGARFDDRVTGKLDTFAAKAKVIHFEIDPAEINKNRYADVAVLGDVRRNLEQLLAISKKKKIKPITSKWLHQIDIWKTNYPLTKPPKEGAIFPQEVLLEVRDLAPNAFITTDVGQHQMWAAQYLRNGPRQWISSAGLGTMGFGVPAALGVQIALPKEQVICIAGDASILMNIQELGTISQYRLNTKIIIINNHWQGMVRQWQESFYEERYSATDMTKGEPDFMSLAKSFGIGGVLIRDRKELREKLLNAFNEEGPMLIDVHVRRNENCYPMVPPGKSNAQMVGLPSNKDILMKNNKKCQKCDIEQLNSDYQFCPVCGESIK is encoded by the coding sequence GTGACCCTGACTTCTGCGCCTATGTCTCTAGGTGATTCAGGCGGCAAAGATTATTCTCGAATGTTGGGGGCTGATGCTCTCATGGATGCCTTGCGGAGAAACGGCGTTAATACGATCTTCGGATATCCAGGCGGTGCAATTCTCCCTATTTATGATGCGGTTTATAAGGCTGAAGAAGAAGGATGGTTGAAGCATATTCTTGTTAGACATGAACAAGGAGGAGCTCATGCTGCAGATGGTTTTGCAAGAGCAACAGGAAGAGTAGGAGTTTGTTTTGGCACTTCAGGCCCTGGAGCGACAAATCTTGTTACGGGAATAGCTACAGCACAAATGGATTCAGTCCCTTTGGTAGTTATTACTGGTCAAGTACCCAGGCCTGCTATTGGAACTGACGCTTTTCAAGAGACAGATATTTTTGGAATCACTCTTCCCATTGTTAAGCATTCTTGGGTGGTAAGAGATCCCTCGGAAATTGCTTCAGTTGTATCCCAGGCTTTTTTAATAGCTTCTTCTGGTAGGCCTGGTCCTGTCCTTATAGATATTCCAAAGGATGTAGGACAGGAGCTTTTTGAATATGTTCCTGTTGAGCCGGGAACAATTATTCCCGCTGGATTTCAGGTGCCCTCTCTTCCTGACGAAAGCTCTATTAAAGAAGCTCTAGAACTAATTGAGAAAGCTGAAAAGCCACTTCTATATGTTGGAGGAGGAGCTGTATCTGCTGGTGCTCATAATGTTCTAGCGGCTATTGCTAATAGGCACCAGCTTCCAGTTACTACTACTTTAATGGGTAAAGGATCTTTTGATGAGAGAGACCCTTTGTCTGTTGGTATGTTGGGGATGCATGGAACGGCATATGCAAATTTCGCTGTTACTGAATGTGATTTGCTAATTGCGGTTGGGGCTCGCTTTGATGACAGAGTTACTGGAAAGCTTGATACTTTTGCTGCAAAAGCAAAAGTAATTCACTTTGAAATAGATCCAGCTGAAATAAATAAAAATAGATATGCAGATGTAGCAGTTCTTGGTGATGTTAGAAGGAATCTAGAACAGTTGCTTGCAATTAGTAAAAAGAAAAAAATTAAACCAATTACTTCTAAATGGTTGCATCAAATTGATATCTGGAAAACTAATTATCCATTAACAAAGCCTCCTAAAGAAGGTGCAATTTTCCCTCAAGAAGTATTACTAGAAGTAAGAGACTTGGCACCTAACGCATTTATTACGACTGACGTAGGTCAGCACCAAATGTGGGCTGCTCAATATCTTCGTAATGGGCCTAGGCAGTGGATTAGCAGTGCAGGTTTGGGAACTATGGGGTTTGGAGTCCCAGCTGCGTTAGGAGTTCAAATTGCGTTACCTAAGGAGCAAGTTATCTGTATAGCTGGTGATGCAAGTATTCTTATGAATATTCAAGAGTTGGGTACAATTTCTCAATATAGATTAAATACAAAAATAATTATCATCAATAATCATTGGCAGGGAATGGTTAGACAATGGCAGGAAAGTTTTTATGAAGAAAGATACTCTGCTACAGATATGACAAAAGGAGAGCCTGATTTTATGTCTTTAGCCAAATCTTTTGGAATTGGTGGCGTATTAATTAGAGATAGGAAAGAATTAAGGGAAAAACTTTTAAATGCATTTAATGAAGAAGGACCAATGCTTATTGATGTCCACGTTAGGAGAAATGAGAATTGTTATCCAATGGTTCCTCCTGGTAAAAGTAATGCACAAATGGTTGGGTTGCCTTCTAACAAAGATATTCTTATGAAAAACAATAAGAAATGTCAGAAATGTGATATTGAGCAGTTAAATAGTGATTATCAATTCTGCCCTGTTTGTGGAGAATCTATTAAATGA
- a CDS encoding nuclease — protein MKLLIPFLILISSLILVPLNLIAAEVLNISNSTTLLIGDHNRNYTVQIACLAVDPSQEKTVIGFLEASLPRHSKINLKPKGSDDGVLISNIIKIGPDLDIAEEIVSRGLASSTC, from the coding sequence ATGAAGTTGTTAATTCCTTTCTTAATATTAATATCTTCTTTGATTTTAGTTCCTTTAAATCTTATTGCGGCAGAGGTCCTTAATATAAGTAATTCAACCACTTTGTTGATCGGAGATCATAACAGGAATTATACAGTTCAGATTGCTTGCTTAGCAGTAGATCCTTCTCAGGAAAAAACCGTAATAGGATTCCTTGAAGCTAGTTTGCCAAGACATTCTAAAATTAATTTAAAACCTAAAGGTTCAGATGATGGAGTTTTAATTTCGAACATTATAAAAATAGGTCCAGACTTAGATATTGCCGAAGAAATTGTTTCGCGTGGATTAGCGTCGTCTACTTGTTGA
- the pgeF gene encoding peptidoglycan editing factor PgeF yields the protein MKKNEWLITKTNEYIQSRLFLKYKFNHAFYTRLNKSSKPNKLIKKISNCCSIHQLNQVHSKKVIKTTELNEFNLTQADGIISSNIKDQSLWIYTADCIPILIADTKTGDVAASHAGWKGVCNKIIKQTIEELELSGSERKNLIVALGPSISLSKYTVKDDVLHLLLRSINEKNINLSIKSDLFKLKEGDILVDLKKFAYKQLIKEGITGENITVSNYCTFLDEELFYSWRRDKMKLFQWSCIISGNLNK from the coding sequence ATGAAAAAGAATGAATGGTTAATAACAAAAACAAACGAATATATACAATCGCGACTATTTTTAAAATATAAGTTTAATCATGCTTTCTATACAAGATTGAATAAAAGCTCTAAACCAAATAAATTAATTAAAAAGATATCTAATTGTTGTTCAATTCATCAATTAAATCAAGTTCATAGTAAAAAGGTAATAAAAACAACAGAGTTAAATGAATTTAATTTAACGCAAGCAGATGGAATTATCAGCAGCAATATAAAAGATCAAAGCTTATGGATATATACTGCAGATTGTATTCCTATTCTCATTGCTGACACAAAGACAGGAGATGTGGCAGCGTCTCATGCAGGATGGAAAGGTGTTTGCAATAAAATAATAAAACAAACAATAGAAGAATTAGAACTAAGTGGATCAGAAAGAAAAAATTTAATCGTTGCACTTGGTCCTTCAATTAGTCTTTCAAAATATACAGTTAAAGACGATGTCTTACACCTATTACTTAGGAGTATAAACGAAAAAAATATTAATTTATCAATCAAGTCTGATCTATTTAAATTAAAAGAAGGAGATATATTGGTTGATCTAAAGAAATTTGCCTACAAGCAATTAATTAAAGAAGGAATAACAGGAGAGAATATTACGGTTAGTAATTATTGTACATTCTTAGATGAAGAACTATTTTACTCCTGGAGAAGAGATAAAATGAAATTATTTCAATGGAGTTGTATTATCTCGGGGAATCTCAACAAGTAG
- a CDS encoding Tab2/Atab2 family RNA-binding protein — translation MTASKFLTENTLKEADWELDFYSRPVMESDGKKRWELLISSTENFSGEKPFQWEKICPAAEVNSIWLANAMQDAINQAQEEGWARPSKLRFWRPSMRTMIQKASEKLNIDPVSSRRTYSLSDWLAKRSIEIYPKQPGYIAGPLAPPFSPISNQPIPLPEAVRGDAWSLSTLPVGVLREADQWPIEFSSLLPIKESIDNEIEIPGIRLFSKSRALALAAWLGGLEPVFLIQEQSQLILEAGQDERWLVTDMDLITREFANKNFSKTKEQANGLQFISVQATPNEKNFTAFLMMRDLTFN, via the coding sequence ATGACTGCAAGCAAATTCCTAACAGAGAACACCCTTAAAGAAGCAGATTGGGAACTGGATTTTTACTCACGTCCAGTAATGGAATCAGATGGGAAAAAACGTTGGGAATTACTTATATCAAGCACGGAAAATTTTTCTGGAGAAAAGCCTTTTCAATGGGAAAAGATTTGCCCTGCAGCTGAAGTTAATTCCATTTGGCTTGCTAATGCTATGCAAGATGCAATAAATCAAGCACAGGAAGAAGGCTGGGCAAGGCCCTCAAAGTTGAGATTTTGGAGACCTTCTATGAGAACAATGATTCAAAAAGCTTCAGAGAAGCTAAACATAGATCCAGTGTCTAGCCGTCGTACATATTCTCTTTCTGACTGGTTGGCTAAACGATCCATAGAAATTTATCCAAAACAACCTGGATATATAGCAGGACCTTTAGCTCCTCCTTTTTCTCCTATAAGTAATCAACCAATCCCCTTACCTGAAGCTGTAAGAGGAGATGCATGGAGTTTGTCAACACTTCCAGTAGGAGTTCTAAGAGAAGCCGATCAATGGCCTATTGAATTCAGTAGTCTTCTTCCTATAAAAGAAAGCATTGATAATGAAATTGAGATACCTGGAATAAGACTCTTTAGTAAATCAAGAGCTCTGGCTTTAGCAGCTTGGCTGGGAGGACTAGAACCAGTTTTTTTAATACAAGAGCAGTCTCAATTAATTCTTGAAGCAGGCCAAGATGAGCGTTGGCTAGTTACTGATATGGACTTAATAACAAGAGAATTTGCTAATAAAAATTTTTCAAAAACCAAAGAGCAAGCTAATGGACTTCAATTTATATCGGTACAAGCTACTCCTAATGAAAAAAATTTCACTGCTTTTTTGATGATGCGAGATCTAACTTTCAACTAA
- a CDS encoding S1 RNA-binding domain-containing protein → MAGSDSPKPQKATPPRLSANSPRKPLQVMHISKKNEELQDEKKTNDLNINQQNASSISPPTSPKGITPPLKGFVPSEKNGLDPEMGITMEDLLGQEEKINEANLSRERQNDQNQLGFASRSVDDFDFDEDEFLAALDQNEPIGNTGEIAKGKVIGVESDGIYVDIGGKAPGFMPKKECGLGVITSLKEKFPKGLEVEVLVTREQNADGMVTISCRALALRKSWENVKSLEKEGKVLQVKINGFNRGGVTCDLEGLRGFIPRSQLQEGDKHESLVGKTLGVTFLEVNPDSRKLVLSEKKAGIVKLFADLEVGQLVEGKIASTKPYGYFVELGGVSGLLHHTAVTNGSIRSLSEVFKKGDPIKALITDLDPRRARIGLNTALLEGPPGEIVSDKEKVMSEAKERAVKAQTIIKNKDISSSE, encoded by the coding sequence ATGGCCGGATCAGATAGTCCGAAGCCCCAAAAAGCTACACCTCCAAGACTTTCGGCAAATTCTCCCCGAAAGCCTTTGCAAGTAATGCACATAAGTAAAAAAAATGAAGAACTTCAAGACGAGAAAAAAACTAATGATTTAAATATTAATCAGCAAAATGCTAGTTCAATCTCCCCTCCTACATCACCAAAAGGGATTACACCGCCATTAAAAGGTTTTGTTCCAAGCGAAAAAAATGGTCTAGATCCTGAGATGGGAATAACGATGGAAGATCTATTAGGGCAAGAAGAGAAAATTAACGAAGCAAATCTCTCTAGGGAAAGACAAAACGATCAAAACCAATTGGGATTCGCTTCAAGAAGTGTGGATGATTTTGATTTCGATGAAGACGAATTCTTAGCAGCACTTGATCAAAATGAGCCAATTGGGAACACCGGAGAAATAGCAAAAGGAAAAGTTATTGGAGTTGAGAGTGATGGGATTTATGTAGACATAGGTGGTAAAGCACCAGGTTTCATGCCAAAGAAAGAGTGTGGACTAGGTGTAATAACTAGTCTTAAAGAGAAATTTCCAAAGGGTTTAGAAGTCGAAGTTCTTGTAACAAGGGAACAAAATGCTGATGGAATGGTAACTATTAGCTGCCGAGCCCTTGCCTTACGAAAAAGCTGGGAAAATGTTAAATCTCTTGAGAAAGAGGGGAAAGTCTTACAAGTGAAGATAAATGGTTTTAATCGTGGTGGAGTCACATGCGACTTAGAAGGTTTACGAGGATTTATCCCTCGCTCTCAATTACAAGAGGGAGATAAGCATGAATCACTTGTGGGGAAAACTCTTGGGGTAACTTTCCTCGAAGTTAATCCTGATTCAAGAAAACTTGTTTTGTCTGAAAAAAAAGCGGGAATAGTAAAACTTTTTGCTGACTTAGAAGTTGGCCAACTTGTAGAAGGTAAAATTGCATCAACAAAACCTTACGGTTACTTTGTTGAACTTGGAGGAGTAAGTGGCTTGCTCCATCACACTGCAGTTACGAATGGAAGCATAAGATCTCTATCTGAAGTATTTAAGAAAGGTGATCCTATTAAAGCTCTCATTACTGATCTTGATCCCCGGAGAGCAAGGATTGGGTTAAACACAGCTTTGCTTGAAGGCCCACCTGGGGAGATTGTTTCAGACAAAGAAAAAGTAATGTCAGAAGCGAAAGAAAGAGCAGTAAAAGCTCAGACCATAATTAAAAATAAAGATATAAGCAGCTCAGAATGA
- a CDS encoding creatininase family protein, whose protein sequence is MSSSSSSRRFDVLSWTKASEASSREGSTLVWPFGACEQHGPHLPLITDTYFAKSILVSVLELLPKDLPIWMLPPQSIGFSPEHASFKGTISLSADLMLQLITEVGEQISAMGFRRLVLFNAHGGQIGLLQAVARQLRVRCPSMAVLPCFLWSGVNSLKDLIPDKEVEEGLHAALAETSLMLHLNSQLVGQERPIDGIVQEKSDKNILMAPKGWSLEGAAPCAWLTKDLSNSGVIGNSTESNADLGEKIEKALVEHWVGLFSSLMESEWPPIK, encoded by the coding sequence ATGTCATCTAGTTCTTCTTCTCGCAGATTTGATGTTCTTAGTTGGACTAAAGCCTCAGAAGCCTCTTCCAGAGAGGGTTCTACACTTGTATGGCCTTTCGGCGCTTGTGAACAGCATGGTCCACATTTACCTTTAATTACTGATACTTATTTTGCGAAAAGCATTTTAGTTAGCGTCTTAGAACTTTTACCTAAGGATTTACCTATTTGGATGCTCCCACCTCAATCAATAGGATTTTCTCCTGAGCATGCTTCTTTTAAAGGAACGATTTCATTGTCAGCAGATTTAATGCTTCAGCTGATTACTGAAGTGGGAGAACAAATTTCCGCTATGGGTTTCAGGAGACTTGTCCTTTTTAATGCTCATGGTGGACAAATTGGATTATTACAAGCTGTTGCACGTCAATTGCGAGTTAGATGTCCATCTATGGCTGTTTTGCCTTGTTTCTTGTGGAGCGGGGTTAATTCTTTAAAAGATTTAATTCCAGATAAGGAGGTTGAAGAAGGATTACATGCAGCTTTAGCCGAAACAAGCTTAATGCTTCATTTGAATTCCCAATTGGTTGGGCAAGAAAGGCCTATTGATGGAATCGTTCAAGAAAAATCAGATAAAAATATCCTTATGGCCCCTAAAGGCTGGAGCTTAGAGGGAGCTGCTCCTTGTGCTTGGCTTACAAAGGATTTAAGTAATAGCGGAGTAATCGGAAATAGTACCGAATCAAATGCTGATCTTGGTGAAAAGATTGAGAAAGCTTTGGTGGAGCACTGGGTGGGGCTATTTTCCAGCTTGATGGAAAGTGAATGGCCACCAATTAAGTAA
- a CDS encoding aldehyde oxygenase (deformylating), with product MASLAPTKVDISKEIACNSAALPDFTTVEYKDAYSRINAIVIEGEKEAYDNYISIGTLIPDNADELKKLAVMEMKHMRGFTACGKNLGVTADMPFAKEFFSKLHGNFQKALSEGNLTTCLLIQAILIEAFAISAYNVYIRVADPFARKITEGVVKDEYLHLNYGQTWLKENLDTCKDELIKANKENLPLIKSMLDEVAKDAETLHMDKEELMEEFMIAYQDSLMEMGLDNRQIARMALAAVV from the coding sequence ATGGCTTCCCTTGCACCGACCAAGGTAGATATATCTAAAGAGATTGCATGTAACTCTGCAGCTCTTCCTGATTTCACGACAGTTGAATACAAAGATGCTTATAGCAGAATAAATGCAATTGTTATTGAAGGTGAAAAAGAGGCTTATGACAATTACATATCAATAGGTACTCTCATTCCAGATAATGCTGATGAGTTGAAGAAATTAGCTGTTATGGAAATGAAGCACATGAGAGGGTTCACAGCATGTGGCAAAAACTTAGGTGTAACCGCTGATATGCCTTTCGCTAAAGAATTCTTTTCAAAGCTTCATGGAAACTTCCAAAAAGCTTTATCAGAAGGGAACTTAACTACATGCTTACTAATACAAGCAATATTAATAGAGGCGTTTGCTATATCCGCTTACAACGTATACATAAGAGTTGCTGATCCATTTGCGAGAAAAATAACCGAAGGTGTCGTAAAAGATGAATACCTGCACCTCAATTATGGTCAGACATGGTTAAAGGAAAATTTGGATACTTGTAAAGATGAATTAATAAAAGCAAACAAAGAAAATCTTCCTCTTATTAAGTCTATGCTTGATGAAGTGGCTAAAGATGCTGAAACTCTTCATATGGACAAAGAAGAATTGATGGAGGAGTTCATGATTGCGTATCAAGACTCTTTGATGGAGATGGGATTGGATAATCGCCAGATAGCAAGAATGGCTCTAGCTGCAGTGGTTTAA
- a CDS encoding long-chain acyl-[acyl-carrier-protein] reductase: MFGLIGHSTSFKDARRKAMELGYDHIAEGDLDVWCTAPPQLVEYVKVNSATGKTIEGAYIDSCFVPEMLSRFKTARRKVLNAMELAQKKGINITALGGFTSIIFENFNLLQNKQVRNTTLDWERFTTGNTHTAWVICRQLEKNAPLVGIDLKKAKVAVVGATGDIGSAVCRWLSQRTGVAELLLVARQQKPLQELQSELNGGSICSLEEALPSADAVIWVASMPKTLEIDSSKLKNPCLMIDGGYPKNLDEKFSGEGIHVLKGGIVEFFKDIGWSMMELAEMERPQREMFACFAEAMLLEFEECHTNFSWGRNNITLEKMDFIGKASVKHGFSAVGLKTQIQAAVV; this comes from the coding sequence ATGTTTGGATTAATAGGTCATTCAACAAGCTTCAAAGACGCAAGGCGTAAAGCCATGGAATTGGGATATGACCATATAGCAGAGGGGGATTTAGATGTTTGGTGCACTGCCCCGCCTCAACTAGTGGAGTATGTGAAGGTGAATAGTGCTACAGGCAAAACTATTGAGGGGGCTTACATTGATTCATGTTTCGTTCCGGAGATGCTTTCCCGTTTTAAGACGGCTAGAAGAAAAGTCTTGAATGCTATGGAATTAGCTCAGAAAAAAGGTATAAACATCACAGCTTTAGGCGGCTTTACCTCAATAATTTTTGAAAATTTCAACCTTTTGCAGAATAAACAAGTTAGGAATACAACTCTTGACTGGGAAAGGTTTACAACAGGCAATACTCATACTGCTTGGGTGATTTGCAGGCAACTTGAGAAAAATGCCCCTTTAGTAGGAATTGATCTTAAAAAAGCTAAGGTTGCTGTCGTCGGAGCCACTGGTGATATAGGTAGCGCGGTCTGCAGATGGCTTTCTCAACGTACGGGCGTTGCAGAACTTCTACTTGTTGCAAGACAGCAGAAACCACTTCAGGAATTGCAATCAGAACTCAATGGTGGTTCTATTTGTAGCTTGGAAGAAGCTTTGCCAAGTGCGGATGCAGTTATTTGGGTTGCAAGTATGCCTAAAACTTTAGAAATAGATTCTTCAAAGTTAAAAAATCCATGCTTAATGATTGATGGTGGATATCCCAAAAATTTAGATGAGAAATTTTCAGGAGAAGGAATTCATGTTCTTAAAGGTGGAATCGTTGAATTCTTTAAAGATATTGGATGGAGCATGATGGAATTGGCAGAGATGGAAAGGCCACAGAGAGAGATGTTTGCTTGTTTTGCTGAGGCAATGCTTCTTGAATTTGAGGAGTGTCATACGAATTTTAGTTGGGGACGAAATAACATCACTCTTGAAAAAATGGATTTCATAGGCAAAGCTTCTGTTAAGCATGGCTTTTCAGCTGTTGGATTGAAAACCCAAATTCAGGCAGCGGTTGTCTGA
- a CDS encoding acetyl-CoA carboxylase carboxyltransferase subunit alpha produces the protein MARRYLLEFEKPLVELEKQIEQIRQLARDSEVDVSQQLLQLETLATRRREEIFQALSPAQKIQVARHPQRPSTLDYIQMFCDDWVELHGDRNGSDDQALIGGIGRVEETPVLVIGQQKGRDTKENVARNFGMAKPGGYRKALRLMEHADRFKLPILSFIDTPGAYAGLLAEEQGQGEAIAVNLREMFSIRVPIIATVIGEGGSGGALGIGVADRLLMFEHSVYTVASPEACASILWRDSAKAPEAAAALKITGSDLLKLGVVDEVLKEPAGGNNWAPLQAGEVLKEALQRHLTELLRLDIQELRDNRYKKFREMGKFFESNSIESGMGV, from the coding sequence ATGGCAAGACGTTATCTTTTGGAATTTGAGAAACCGCTGGTAGAGCTAGAAAAGCAGATTGAGCAAATCCGCCAACTGGCTCGAGATTCTGAAGTTGACGTTAGTCAGCAGCTGTTGCAATTAGAAACTTTGGCAACAAGAAGAAGGGAAGAAATTTTTCAAGCTTTATCTCCTGCTCAAAAAATCCAGGTTGCTCGACACCCTCAAAGACCAAGCACTTTGGATTATATACAGATGTTTTGTGATGACTGGGTTGAATTACATGGAGACAGGAATGGAAGTGATGATCAAGCTCTTATAGGTGGTATAGGGAGAGTTGAAGAAACACCAGTACTTGTAATCGGACAACAAAAAGGCAGGGATACTAAAGAAAATGTTGCAAGAAATTTTGGAATGGCAAAGCCAGGTGGTTATAGAAAAGCCTTAAGGTTGATGGAACATGCAGATAGATTTAAATTACCAATCCTTTCATTTATAGATACACCAGGAGCTTATGCAGGATTACTTGCCGAAGAGCAAGGACAAGGAGAAGCCATAGCTGTAAACCTCCGAGAAATGTTCAGCATTAGAGTTCCAATTATTGCAACTGTAATTGGAGAAGGAGGCTCAGGAGGGGCTTTAGGAATAGGAGTAGCAGATAGACTTTTAATGTTTGAACATAGTGTTTATACAGTGGCCAGCCCAGAAGCTTGCGCTTCAATACTTTGGAGGGATTCTGCTAAAGCACCTGAAGCGGCCGCAGCTTTAAAAATTACGGGGTCCGACCTTTTGAAGCTTGGAGTTGTTGACGAAGTATTAAAAGAGCCAGCTGGAGGGAATAATTGGGCTCCGCTTCAAGCTGGCGAAGTGCTTAAAGAAGCTTTGCAAAGACATCTAACAGAGTTATTACGTCTGGATATTCAAGAACTTCGAGATAATCGATACAAGAAATTTAGGGAAATGGGCAAGTTCTTTGAATCAAATTCAATAGAGTCGGGTATGGGTGTTTAG
- a CDS encoding SDR family oxidoreductase translates to MPTALITGASRGLGRACAISFAKAGWDLYLVARDETALLSLSKKLSNTKSKISYESIDFSQPKNIEPGLEKLLSRGLPPNVLINNAGVAWTGELITMPLESWQWIFQINLTSVFQVCSKVVPLMRNSGGLIINVSSHASRNAFAEWGAYCVSKAALASFTKCLAEEERQYSIRACTLTLGSVNTSIWDSDTVKSGFNRDAMLQVEQAANELLHLANQPSNQVIEDLTLMPASGAF, encoded by the coding sequence TTGCCTACAGCACTTATTACAGGAGCCTCAAGAGGATTAGGGAGGGCATGCGCTATTTCCTTTGCCAAGGCTGGATGGGATCTCTATTTGGTTGCACGAGATGAAACTGCTCTTCTAAGTCTATCTAAGAAACTTTCTAATACTAAAAGCAAAATTTCTTATGAATCCATTGATTTTTCTCAGCCAAAGAATATCGAACCAGGTTTAGAGAAATTACTTTCAAGAGGCTTGCCCCCAAATGTATTGATTAATAATGCAGGAGTCGCTTGGACTGGAGAGTTGATAACAATGCCTTTAGAAAGTTGGCAATGGATCTTTCAAATAAATCTAACAAGTGTCTTTCAGGTCTGTTCTAAAGTTGTTCCTTTGATGAGAAATAGCGGAGGCTTAATTATAAATGTTAGTAGTCATGCATCAAGAAATGCTTTCGCAGAATGGGGGGCATATTGTGTTAGTAAAGCAGCTTTAGCTAGCTTTACTAAGTGCTTAGCTGAAGAGGAAAGGCAATATTCAATTCGAGCTTGCACGCTTACGCTTGGATCTGTAAATACCTCAATTTGGGATTCGGATACGGTTAAGAGTGGTTTTAATAGAGATGCAATGCTTCAAGTTGAACAGGCAGCTAATGAACTCCTTCATCTTGCTAATCAACCTTCAAATCAAGTAATTGAAGATCTAACTCTTATGCCTGCTTCAGGAGCTTTTTAA